The following coding sequences lie in one Lolium perenne isolate Kyuss_39 chromosome 2, Kyuss_2.0, whole genome shotgun sequence genomic window:
- the LOC127335230 gene encoding uncharacterized protein, translating to MAGGERTFKANFTADGVAALRERIRDKLNDLMEDYTDDTLVEYVVVLVRNGRGKAEAATELKVFLGKDNDAFVSWLWDHLSSNLHLYVQPKAVPANDEAKSTRGAARGLPVHNSSSNARASREPEAETQKTARVQQKREWGGMVRVHSEAAPLIRSVVSPVSHAEEETSPKLEPVRRPREPDMHHQRKRGREDDTRPAKRTSQQVISAPRRLLQFAVRDAVRMQPVTPRSESSSKRLRSVVSTVAPDSAVNGRLQKVKSDVRIPGATAALRAAAEAAEDVLKDRYSESVFDRNSASVFDRNSASVFDRNSESVFDRLGRNPLLTDTEETFDIREQDPEDGEYKHIDEARAEKHLEFRERNQYVAGDTHMYDRETEKAADSARDIYRYEDTGAVRYNGVNSYRSRLPPSEGKESLVAGYNMAEGAAGARSRRQIAEDTHASSGPRTSEKVLNISAYSNTRTPPNHETSRNAATFEQQVLMGKKDVGSRKAIVSVAHAKDIHMADNSKDSVNSSSLVEAPKTSSVAATGQPESSPDSRTIFVSNVHFGATKDALSRHFNKCGAVLKTLIVSDAVTGQPTGSAYIEFLQKDSAEQALTLNGASFMSRIVKVVRKSSVEVPQVAGWSRGARASPFASRLIRTAYPRPTFPGAIRGRLGLRGNARNFQWKREAADSADAGKPSQATPVTLGSQTLTPMTRSFTYTRTEPKQDVGATANI from the exons ATGGCCGGCGGGGAGAGGACCTTCAAGGCCAACTTCACCGCCGACGGGGTGGCCGCGCTAAGGGAGCGCATCAGGGACAAGCTCAATGACCTCATGGAGGATTACACCGACGACACCCTCGTG GAGTATGTCGTGGTGTTGGTCAGAAATGGGAGAGGGAAGGCCGAGGCTGCGACGGAGCTCAAGGTGTTTCTGGGCAAAGACAACGATGCATTCGTATCCTG GTTGTGGGATCACCTCTCCTCAAACTTGCACCTTTATGTGCAGCCCAAGGCTGTCCCAGCTAACGATGAAGCTAAAAGCACTCGCGGTGCTGCTAGAGGATTGCCTGTACATAATTCGTCTAGCAATGCACGGGCTAGCCGTGAACCTGAAGCTGAAACCCAGAAAACGGCGAGGGTTCAGCAGAAGAGGGAGTGGGGAGGAATGGTCCGAGTGCATTCAGAAGCTGCTCCCCTGATTCGAAGTGTTGTATCTCCTGTTTCACATGCAGAGGAAGAAACATCTCCTAAATTAGAGCCTGTAAGACGGCCCCGTGAACCAGACATGCATCACCAGAGAAAGAGAGGCAGAGAGGACGACACACGGCCAGCCAAG AGAACATCGCAGCAAGTCATTAGTGCACCACGCCGGCTTCTTCAGTTTGCTGTTCGTGATGCTGTCAGAATGCAGCCAGTGACCCCTAGATCGGAATCATCTTCCAAGCGACTTCGTTCTGTCGTGTCTACAGTAGCACCAGATTCAGCAGTTAATGGCAGGTTGCAGAAAGTGAAGTCTGACGTGAGAATACCAGGTGCCACAGCAGCATTAAGAGCTGCAGCTGAGGCTGCTGAAGATGTTCTCAAGGACAGATATTCTGAAAGTGTCTTTGACCGAAATTCTGCAAGTGTCTTTGACAGAAATTCTGCAAGTGTCTTTGACCGAAATTCTGAAAGTGTCTTTGACAGATTGGGTAGAAATCCTCTGTTGACTGATACTGAAGAAACATTCGATATCAGAGAACAAGATCCGGAAGATGGAGAATACAAGCATATAGATGAAGCCCGAGCAGAAAAACATTTAGAATTTCGTGAAAGAAATCAGTATGTTGCCGGTGATACTCATATGTATGACCGGGAAACAGAGAAAGCTGCTGATTCTGCACGTGATATTTATCGGTATGAAGACACTGGTGCAGTTAGGTATAATGGTGTGAATTCTTACCGAAGTAGATTGCCTCCTAGTGAAGGCAAAGAGTCATTAGTAGCGGGGTACAATATGGCAGAAGGAGCTGCTGGTGCAAGAAGCAGAAGGCAGATAGCCGAAGACACACATGCTAGTTCAGGACCAAGAACATCTGAAAAGGTCCTAAATATATCTGCTTACAGTAATACTCGGACTCCTCCCAATCATGAAACATCAAGAAATGCTGCCACATTTGAGCAGCAAGTGCTCATGGGGAAGAAAGATGTTGGCTCAAGAAAAGCAATTGTGTCAGTTGCACATGCTAAAGATATACACATGGCCGATAATTCCAAA GACTCAGTGAATTCGAGTTCATTGGTGGAGGCACCCAAGACTTCATCAGTTG CTGCTACAGGCCAACCTGAAAGTAGCCCTGATTCTAGAACTATCTTTGTTAGCAAT GTACATTTTGGTGCAACAAAAGATGCTCTTTCTCGTCATTTCAATAAGTGTGGGGCTGTGCTAAAAACCCTTATTGTTTCTGATGCTGTCACTGGTCAGCCTACAGG CTCAGCGTACATTGAGTTCTTGCAAAAAGATTCAGCAGAGCAGGCACTAACCCTGAACGGGGCATCTTTTATGTCTCGCATTGTGAAG GTTGTTCGAAAAAGCTCTGTCGAAGTGCCTCAAGTGGCTGGCTGGTCCCGTGGTGCTCGTGCATCACCATTTGCTTCAAGGCTCATTAGAACCGCATACCCAAGACCGACTTTTCCTGGGGCTATTCGCGGGCGTTTAGGACTGAGAGGTAATGCTCGGAATTTTCAGTGGAAGCGGGAGGCTGCTGATTCTGCTGATGCGGGAAAACCTAGTCAAGCTACACCTGTAACTCTTGGGAGTCAGACATTAACCCCAATGACGCGAAGCTTCACTTACACACGCACTGAGCCAAAACAGGATGTTGGTGCGACAGCAAACATTTGA